The Streptomyces cynarae genome contains a region encoding:
- a CDS encoding winged helix-turn-helix transcriptional regulator: MAVSDAVSDGAVGRRDAAEAMCPYRLVLEHLTSRWGVLVLIELLDRPHRFSELRRAIGRTARVSEKMLTQTLQTLERDGLVHRDAKPVIPPRVDYSLTDLGREAAEQVRALALWTHDRMADVEKARQAYDEARARSARAS, from the coding sequence ATGGCAGTAAGTGATGCAGTAAGTGATGGGGCCGTCGGCAGACGTGACGCCGCCGAGGCGATGTGCCCCTACCGCCTCGTCCTGGAACACCTCACCAGCCGCTGGGGCGTGCTCGTCCTGATCGAGCTCCTCGACCGCCCCCACCGCTTCAGCGAGTTGCGCCGGGCGATCGGACGGACCGCCCGAGTCAGCGAGAAGATGCTCACCCAGACCCTGCAGACCCTGGAACGGGACGGCCTGGTGCACCGGGACGCCAAGCCCGTGATCCCGCCGCGCGTCGACTACTCCCTCACCGACCTGGGCCGCGAGGCCGCCGAGCAGGTGCGGGCGCTGGCGCTGTGGACCCATGACCGCATGGCGGACGTGGAGAAGGCCCGCCAGGCATACGACGAGGCCCGGGCGCGGTCCGCCCGGGCCTCGTGA
- a CDS encoding NUDIX hydrolase codes for MRWTVHGERALYETPWVRLRALDVERPDGTRCEYHVVRLRDVAVAAAVDREQRVLMMWRHRFVTDTWAWELPMGLVEDGEEPAAAAGRELEEETGWRPGSLRPLMCAQPAAGITDCRHLVFRTDDATRVGEPTERNESDRLEWIPLPEVRAMIERGEIVSSATLVGVMALLLDLGPGPGG; via the coding sequence ATGCGCTGGACCGTGCACGGCGAGCGGGCGCTGTACGAGACGCCCTGGGTGCGGCTGCGGGCGCTCGACGTCGAACGGCCCGACGGAACACGCTGTGAGTACCACGTGGTCCGGCTGCGGGACGTCGCCGTCGCCGCAGCCGTCGACCGCGAACAGCGCGTGCTCATGATGTGGCGGCACCGCTTCGTCACCGACACGTGGGCCTGGGAGCTGCCCATGGGCCTCGTCGAGGACGGCGAGGAGCCCGCCGCGGCGGCAGGGCGCGAACTCGAGGAGGAGACCGGATGGCGCCCGGGCTCGCTGCGGCCGCTGATGTGCGCCCAGCCCGCGGCCGGGATCACCGACTGCCGGCACTTGGTGTTCCGCACGGACGACGCCACGCGCGTGGGCGAGCCGACCGAGCGCAACGAGTCCGACCGCCTGGAGTGGATCCCGCTGCCGGAGGTACGGGCGATGATCGAACGCGGTGAGATCGTCAGCAGCGCCACGCTGGTGGGCGTGATGGCCCTGCTGCTCGACCTCGGGCCCGGCCCGGGCGGCTGA
- the rarD gene encoding EamA family transporter RarD, with protein sequence MAGESKGERRTGLLNGFAAYGMWGLVPLFWPLLKPAGAMEILAHRMAWSLVLVALVLLVMRRWAWAGELLRQPRRLALITVAAAVITVNWGVYIWAVNSGHVVEASLGYFINPLVTIAMGVLLLKERLRPVQWAAVGVGFAAVLVLTIGYGRPPWISLCLAFSFATYGLVKKKVSLGGIESLAAETAVQFVPALVYLLWLSGHGESTFASHGAGHAALLAATGVVTALPLVCFGAAAIRVPLSTLGLLQYLAPVFQFLLGILYFHEAMPPERWAGFALVWLALALLTADALRTARRAARTLGGAIPGARAATATVSGGADADPVDATP encoded by the coding sequence GTGGCCGGGGAGTCGAAGGGTGAGCGACGGACAGGTCTGCTGAACGGCTTCGCCGCGTACGGGATGTGGGGGCTCGTCCCGCTGTTCTGGCCCCTGCTCAAGCCCGCCGGGGCGATGGAGATCCTCGCCCACCGGATGGCGTGGTCCCTCGTCCTGGTCGCCCTCGTACTGCTGGTGATGCGCCGCTGGGCCTGGGCGGGCGAACTGCTCCGGCAGCCGCGCCGGCTCGCGCTGATCACGGTCGCCGCGGCTGTCATCACCGTCAACTGGGGCGTCTACATCTGGGCCGTGAACAGCGGCCACGTGGTGGAGGCCTCGCTCGGCTACTTCATCAACCCGCTCGTCACCATCGCCATGGGCGTGCTGCTCCTCAAGGAACGACTGCGGCCGGTGCAGTGGGCGGCGGTCGGGGTCGGCTTCGCCGCCGTGCTCGTCCTCACGATCGGCTACGGCCGTCCGCCGTGGATCTCCCTGTGCCTGGCGTTCTCCTTCGCCACCTACGGGCTGGTGAAGAAGAAGGTCAGCCTCGGCGGCATCGAGTCGCTGGCCGCGGAGACCGCCGTGCAGTTCGTGCCGGCGCTGGTGTATCTGCTGTGGCTCTCGGGACACGGAGAGTCCACGTTCGCGTCCCATGGGGCGGGGCACGCGGCGCTGCTCGCGGCCACCGGGGTGGTCACCGCCCTGCCGCTCGTCTGCTTCGGCGCCGCGGCGATACGGGTCCCCCTGTCGACTCTGGGGCTGCTGCAGTACCTGGCGCCCGTCTTCCAGTTCCTCCTGGGCATCCTCTACTTCCACGAGGCGATGCCGCCCGAGCGCTGGGCGGGATTCGCGCTGGTCTGGCTGGCGCTGGCGCTGCTGACGGCGGACGCGTTGCGCACCGCGCGGCGGGCCGCGCGGACGCTCGGCGGGGCGATCCCAGGTGCGCGCGCCGCCACCGCGACGGTGAGCGGGGGCGCGGACGCGGACCCGGTGGACGCCACACCGTAG
- a CDS encoding DUF6668 family protein codes for MQAIARQGPGGPEIWVRGPVADGARPPSYGSANPRRFAWVATHGGAGSSTLATVFGGFDAGRGWPRPEHGEPSSVLLVARTHATGLGSVLQCLDVFRRGAAPPGLALDAVVLVADAPGRLPRPLAQRVKAIESMIGVHRVPWVPAWRTGDLGGRPPRECERLARLVGPFTPSGGGSGVR; via the coding sequence ATGCAGGCGATCGCGCGGCAGGGGCCCGGCGGGCCGGAGATATGGGTCCGCGGGCCGGTGGCCGACGGCGCACGGCCGCCGTCCTACGGCAGCGCGAACCCACGCCGGTTCGCCTGGGTGGCCACCCACGGCGGCGCCGGCAGCTCGACGCTCGCCACCGTCTTCGGCGGCTTCGACGCGGGCCGCGGCTGGCCCCGTCCCGAGCACGGCGAACCCTCTTCGGTGCTGCTGGTCGCCCGCACCCACGCGACCGGCCTGGGCTCGGTCCTCCAGTGCCTCGACGTCTTCCGGCGCGGCGCGGCCCCGCCAGGCCTCGCCCTGGACGCCGTCGTGCTGGTCGCGGACGCGCCGGGCCGGCTGCCGCGCCCGCTCGCCCAGCGCGTCAAGGCGATCGAGTCGATGATCGGCGTCCACCGCGTGCCCTGGGTACCGGCCTGGCGCACCGGCGACCTGGGCGGCCGGCCACCCCGCGAGTGCGAGCGACTGGCCCGCCTGGTCGGCCCGTTCACGCCCTCGGGCGGCGGATCGGGGGTGCGCTGA
- a CDS encoding tetratricopeptide repeat protein, which produces MREFDSVAAAVLGDAPAGGADGPVAEPMARIGAAVKQGRLEEASELAEQAVAESAATLGDEHPDVLHLRELTAYIAYLATDPLRSFHLSLDLARIRHRLGDPRGAYGNVQSAAAAWRAVREPVQGLDLGRDLIAVWSELAAQDGPAADDLDQLEKARSRMGRLAERARKATGERPAVQ; this is translated from the coding sequence GTGCGGGAGTTCGACTCCGTGGCGGCAGCAGTGCTCGGGGATGCGCCGGCCGGCGGCGCGGACGGCCCCGTCGCCGAGCCCATGGCCCGGATCGGCGCGGCCGTGAAGCAGGGACGTCTCGAGGAGGCGTCCGAACTGGCCGAGCAGGCCGTCGCCGAGTCGGCCGCGACCCTCGGCGACGAGCACCCCGACGTCCTGCACCTGCGCGAACTCACCGCCTACATCGCCTACCTGGCGACAGACCCCCTGCGCTCCTTCCACCTGTCGCTGGACCTGGCCCGCATCCGGCACCGCCTCGGCGACCCGCGCGGGGCCTACGGCAACGTGCAGAGCGCGGCCGCCGCCTGGCGCGCCGTACGCGAACCGGTCCAGGGGCTGGACCTCGGCCGTGACCTCATCGCCGTATGGAGCGAACTCGCGGCCCAGGACGGCCCCGCCGCCGACGACCTGGACCAGCTCGAGAAGGCCCGCAGCCGCATGGGCCGCCTGGCCGAGCGCGCCCGCAAGGCGACCGGCGAGCGGCCTGCCGTCCAGTAG
- a CDS encoding 2-oxoacid:acceptor oxidoreductase subunit alpha, producing MTSQVSSPAGQADGTVVGEQRKPAGTKDVRRLDRVIIRFAGDSGDGMQLTGDRFTSETASFGNDLSTLPNFPAEIRAPAGTLPGVSSFQLHFADHDILTPGDAPNVLVAMNPAALKANVGDLPRGAEIIVNTDEFTKRAMQKVGYAASPLEDGSLDGYNVHPVPLTTLTVEALKDFDLTRKEAERSKNMFALGLLSWMYHRPTEGTETFLRTKFAKKPDIAAANIAAFRAGWNFGETTEDFAVSYEVAPAVKAFPVGTYRNISGNLALAYGLIAASRQADLPLFLGSYPITPASDILHELSKHKNFGVRTFQAEDEIAGIGAALGAAFGGSLAVTTTSGPGIALKSETIGLAVSLELPLLIVDIQRGGPSTGLPTKTEQADLLQAMYGRNGEAPVPVIAPRTPADCFDAALEAARIALTYRTPVFLLSDGYLANGSEPWRIPELDELPDLSVQFAQGPNHTLDDGTEVFWPYKRDPQTLARPWAVPGTPGLEHRIGGIEKQDGTGNISYDPANHDFMVRTRQAKVDGIVVPDVEVDDPHGASTLVLGWGSTYGPITAAVRRLRAAGESIAQAHLRHVNPFPRNLGDVLGRYDKVVIPEMNLGQLATLIRAKYLVDAHSYNQVNGMPFKAEQLAAALKEAIDG from the coding sequence GTGACCAGCCAGGTCAGCAGTCCAGCGGGACAGGCGGACGGAACCGTCGTAGGAGAACAGCGCAAACCGGCGGGCACGAAGGACGTACGCCGACTGGACCGGGTGATCATCCGGTTCGCGGGGGACTCCGGTGACGGTATGCAGCTCACCGGCGACCGTTTCACCTCGGAGACGGCGTCCTTCGGCAACGACCTGTCCACACTGCCGAACTTCCCCGCCGAGATCCGCGCCCCTGCCGGGACGCTGCCGGGTGTGTCGTCGTTCCAGCTGCACTTCGCCGACCACGACATCCTCACCCCGGGCGACGCCCCGAACGTGCTGGTGGCGATGAACCCGGCAGCCCTGAAGGCCAACGTGGGCGACCTGCCGCGCGGCGCGGAGATCATCGTCAACACCGACGAGTTCACCAAGCGCGCGATGCAGAAGGTCGGCTACGCCGCCTCTCCCCTTGAGGACGGCTCGCTCGACGGCTACAACGTCCACCCGGTGCCGCTGACCACCCTCACCGTCGAGGCGCTGAAGGACTTCGACCTCACCCGCAAGGAGGCCGAGCGCAGCAAGAACATGTTCGCGCTCGGCCTGCTGAGCTGGATGTACCACCGGCCCACCGAGGGCACCGAGACGTTCCTGAGGACGAAGTTCGCGAAGAAGCCGGACATCGCCGCCGCGAACATCGCCGCCTTCCGGGCGGGGTGGAACTTCGGGGAGACGACGGAGGACTTCGCGGTCTCCTACGAGGTGGCCCCGGCCGTCAAGGCGTTCCCGGTGGGCACCTACCGCAACATCTCCGGGAACCTGGCGCTGGCGTACGGCCTGATCGCCGCCTCCCGCCAGGCCGACCTGCCGCTGTTCCTGGGCTCGTACCCGATCACTCCGGCCTCGGACATCCTGCACGAGTTGTCCAAGCACAAGAACTTCGGTGTGCGCACCTTCCAGGCCGAGGACGAGATCGCCGGCATCGGCGCCGCCCTCGGTGCCGCCTTCGGCGGGTCGCTGGCCGTGACCACCACCTCCGGGCCGGGCATCGCGCTCAAGAGCGAGACGATCGGCCTCGCGGTCTCGCTGGAGCTGCCGTTGCTGATCGTCGACATCCAGCGCGGCGGCCCGTCCACCGGTCTGCCCACCAAGACCGAGCAGGCGGACCTGCTGCAGGCGATGTACGGCCGCAACGGCGAGGCCCCGGTCCCGGTGATCGCCCCGCGCACCCCGGCCGACTGCTTCGACGCGGCCCTGGAGGCGGCCCGGATCGCGCTGACCTACCGCACCCCGGTCTTCCTGCTCTCCGACGGCTACCTGGCCAATGGCTCGGAGCCGTGGCGCATCCCCGAACTGGACGAGCTGCCGGACCTCAGCGTGCAGTTCGCCCAGGGCCCGAACCACACCCTGGACGACGGCACCGAGGTGTTCTGGCCCTACAAGCGCGACCCGCAGACCCTCGCCCGCCCGTGGGCGGTCCCGGGCACGCCCGGCCTGGAGCACCGCATCGGCGGCATCGAGAAGCAGGACGGCACGGGCAACATCTCCTACGACCCCGCCAACCACGACTTCATGGTCCGCACCCGCCAGGCGAAGGTCGACGGGATCGTGGTACCCGATGTAGAGGTGGACGACCCGCACGGCGCGAGCACCCTGGTGCTCGGCTGGGGCTCGACGTACGGGCCGATCACCGCGGCCGTACGCCGGCTGCGTGCGGCCGGGGAGTCGATCGCGCAGGCCCATCTGCGGCACGTCAACCCGTTCCCGCGGAATCTGGGCGATGTGCTGGGACGTTACGACAAGGTGGTGATCCCCGAGATGAACCTCGGCCAGCTCGCCACCCTGATCCGGGCGAAGTACCTGGTCGACGCCCACTCCTACAACCAGGTCAACGGCATGCCGTTCAAGGCGGAGCAGCTCGCCGCGGCGCTCAAGGAGGCCATCGATGGCTGA
- a CDS encoding ABC transporter permease: MSQAEAAGVLRRTSPLWTFGLLRSELVTTFRRWRTLALLAVLAAVPVLVGIAVKIETGDGSGGRGGGGGPAFIAQITNNGLFLVFTALAATLPFFLPMAIGVIAGDAIAGEANSGTLRYLLVAPAGRTRLLLTKYATTIAFCLIATLVVAVSALAVGALLFPLGDLTTISGTRISFAEGLGRALLIALVVAASLIGVAALGLFISTLTGSGIAAMATTVGLLITVQIMDQIPQLHALQPYFFSHYWLSFADLMRDPVYWHDLIRNLGLQALYAAVFGSAAWARFTAKDITA; this comes from the coding sequence ATGTCGCAGGCTGAGGCGGCCGGCGTGCTGCGCCGGACGAGCCCGCTGTGGACCTTCGGGCTGCTGCGGAGCGAGCTGGTGACCACGTTCCGGCGCTGGCGCACGCTCGCCCTGCTGGCCGTGCTCGCCGCCGTGCCGGTCCTGGTCGGGATCGCCGTGAAGATCGAGACGGGCGACGGGTCCGGCGGTCGGGGCGGGGGCGGCGGCCCGGCGTTCATCGCGCAGATCACCAACAACGGCCTGTTCCTGGTGTTCACCGCGCTCGCCGCGACGCTCCCGTTCTTCCTGCCGATGGCGATCGGCGTCATCGCGGGCGACGCGATCGCGGGCGAGGCGAACTCCGGCACCCTGCGGTACCTGCTGGTCGCCCCTGCGGGCCGTACCCGCCTGCTGCTCACCAAGTACGCCACGACGATCGCCTTCTGCCTGATCGCCACCCTGGTCGTCGCCGTCTCGGCGCTTGCGGTGGGCGCCCTGCTCTTCCCGCTGGGCGACCTGACGACGATCTCCGGTACGCGCATCAGCTTCGCCGAGGGCCTCGGCAGGGCCCTGCTGATCGCCCTGGTCGTCGCCGCGTCCCTGATCGGCGTCGCGGCCCTCGGACTGTTCATCTCCACGCTCACGGGCAGCGGCATCGCGGCGATGGCGACGACGGTGGGGCTGCTCATCACGGTCCAGATCATGGACCAGATACCGCAGTTGCACGCGCTCCAGCCGTACTTCTTCTCGCACTACTGGCTGTCCTTCGCGGACCTGATGCGCGACCCGGTCTACTGGCACGACCTGATACGCAACCTGGGCCTGCAGGCCCTGTACGCGGCCGTCTTCGGCTCGGCGGCGTGGGCGCGGTTCACGGCGAAGGACATCACGGCGTAG
- a CDS encoding 2-oxoacid:ferredoxin oxidoreductase subunit beta has protein sequence MAETTTEGTGTIEALSLVPKAVARQSMKDFKSDQEVRWCPGCGDYAILAAVQGFMPELGLARENIVFVSGIGCSSRFPYYMNTYGMHSIHGRAPAIATGLAASRRDLSVWVVTGDGDALSIGGNHLIHALRRNVNLKILLFNNRIYGLTKGQYSPTSEVGKITKSTPMGSLDAPFNPVSLALGAEASFVARTIDSDRKHLTEVLRQAAAHPGTALIEIYQNCNIFNDGAFDALKDKQSAEEALIRLEHGQPIRFGAGGTSRSSEAESGGGARGVVRDRQTGDLKVVTVTPENEADILVHDAHAASPTTAFALSRLADPDTLHHTPIGVFRSVERPVYDTAMADQLDAAIEQNGKGDLAALLAGGDTWTVVG, from the coding sequence ATGGCTGAGACGACCACGGAAGGCACGGGCACGATCGAGGCGCTTTCGCTCGTCCCGAAGGCCGTGGCCAGGCAGTCCATGAAGGACTTCAAGTCCGATCAGGAAGTGCGCTGGTGCCCCGGCTGCGGTGACTACGCGATCCTCGCCGCCGTCCAGGGCTTCATGCCGGAGCTGGGCCTCGCGCGGGAGAACATCGTCTTCGTCTCCGGGATCGGCTGCTCGTCCCGCTTCCCGTACTACATGAACACGTACGGCATGCACTCCATCCACGGCCGGGCGCCCGCGATCGCGACCGGTCTCGCGGCCTCGCGGCGCGATCTGAGCGTGTGGGTGGTCACCGGTGACGGTGACGCGCTGTCCATCGGCGGCAACCACCTCATCCACGCGCTGCGCCGCAACGTGAACCTGAAGATCCTGCTGTTCAACAACCGGATCTACGGCCTGACCAAGGGCCAGTACTCCCCCACCTCCGAGGTCGGCAAGATCACCAAGTCGACCCCGATGGGCTCCCTCGACGCGCCGTTCAACCCGGTCTCGCTGGCCCTCGGCGCGGAGGCGTCCTTCGTGGCCCGCACGATCGACTCCGACCGCAAGCACCTCACCGAGGTGCTGCGCCAGGCCGCCGCCCACCCGGGCACGGCGCTGATCGAGATCTACCAGAACTGCAACATCTTCAACGACGGCGCCTTCGACGCGCTCAAGGACAAGCAGAGCGCCGAGGAGGCCCTGATCCGGCTGGAGCACGGGCAGCCGATCCGGTTCGGAGCCGGGGGCACCTCCCGCTCGAGCGAAGCCGAGAGTGGGGGAGGCGCGCGCGGTGTCGTACGGGACAGGCAGACCGGCGACCTGAAGGTCGTCACCGTCACCCCGGAGAACGAGGCGGACATCCTGGTCCACGACGCGCACGCCGCCTCCCCCACCACGGCCTTCGCGCTCTCCCGCCTCGCCGACCCGGACACCCTGCACCACACCCCGATCGGCGTGTTCCGGTCCGTGGAGCGGCCCGTCTACGACACGGCGATGGCCGACCAGCTCGATGCCGCAATCGAGCAGAACGGCAAGGGCGACCTGGCCGCCCTGCTCGCCGGCGGGGACACCTGGACCGTCGTCGGCTGA
- a CDS encoding SDR family oxidoreductase — protein MSIVVTGATGHLGRHVVEQLLEKVPAEQITAVVRTPEKAADFAERGVRIAVADYNAPETFDGVFSAGDKVLLISGNEFDKGRVQQHQVVLDAARTAGVALFAYTSAPSSLKAALADDHRATEQAILASGVPYVLLRNGWYHENYTGNLAPVLEHGAVVQAAGEGRVSSASRADYAAAAVAVLTGEGHENKAYELGGDEAWGFADYAAELSKQTGKEITYNAVSAEAYEGILKGAGLPGPLAAVFAGVDASIEKGELEVTTGDLSRLAGRPTTPLAEAITAALKG, from the coding sequence ATGAGCATCGTCGTCACCGGAGCCACCGGACACCTCGGCCGTCACGTGGTGGAGCAGCTGCTGGAGAAGGTTCCGGCCGAGCAGATCACCGCGGTCGTCCGCACCCCGGAGAAGGCCGCCGACTTCGCGGAGCGCGGCGTGCGGATCGCCGTCGCCGACTACAACGCTCCGGAGACCTTCGACGGCGTGTTCTCGGCCGGCGACAAGGTGCTGCTGATCTCCGGCAACGAGTTCGACAAGGGCCGCGTCCAGCAGCACCAGGTGGTCCTCGACGCCGCCAGGACCGCCGGAGTCGCCCTCTTCGCCTACACCAGCGCACCCAGCAGCCTGAAGGCCGCCCTGGCCGACGACCACCGTGCCACCGAGCAGGCGATCCTGGCCTCGGGCGTGCCGTATGTGCTGCTGCGCAACGGCTGGTACCACGAGAACTACACCGGGAACCTCGCCCCCGTGCTCGAGCACGGCGCCGTCGTCCAGGCCGCCGGCGAGGGCCGCGTCTCCTCCGCCTCCCGCGCCGACTACGCGGCCGCCGCGGTCGCCGTGCTGACCGGCGAGGGCCACGAGAACAAGGCGTACGAGCTGGGCGGCGACGAGGCGTGGGGCTTCGCCGACTACGCCGCCGAGCTGAGCAAGCAGACCGGCAAGGAGATCACGTACAACGCCGTCTCCGCCGAGGCGTACGAGGGGATCCTCAAGGGCGCCGGGCTGCCCGGTCCGCTCGCCGCGGTCTTCGCCGGTGTGGACGCCTCCATCGAGAAGGGCGAGCTGGAGGTCACCACCGGCGACCTCTCCCGCCTGGCCGGCCGTCCGACCACCCCGCTCGCCGAGGCGATCACCGCCGCGCTCAAGGGCTGA
- a CDS encoding sensor histidine kinase, which produces MATQYGQGYGEWGGPGSQGAGGRPHRLPVALRAPIEARSWGEFCYLLLNLPIGIAMFTYGVTMFSIGAGLLVTFLGIPVLAAALAGCRGFGALERARARGLLGLEVAAPEPLRTNGRGAMAWMGAMLKSGTSWRHMLYTVLHFPWAVFSFSVGVSFWTCGWALLTYPLWFWVFPMYVGQAGIQLYGDETHHVYLDSPFEITVTALIGLLITLATPWIVRGLTTVDRLLVHGLLGPSRLATRVVELESDRGAVVDTAAADLRRIERDLHDGAQARLVALAMDLGLAKEKLTEDPQAAARMVEDAHGEVKTALQELRDLARGIHPAVLTDRGLDAALSAVASRCAVPVEVEVDLPSRPAAAIEGIAYFTVSELLQNVSKHARATRATVDVWRAEDRLLLQVSDDGAGGADASGGSGLAGLAGRLDAVDGVLVVDSPVGGPTRITAELPWRA; this is translated from the coding sequence ATGGCCACGCAGTACGGGCAGGGGTACGGAGAGTGGGGCGGCCCTGGATCCCAGGGCGCCGGGGGGCGGCCGCACCGGCTTCCGGTGGCGCTGCGGGCGCCGATCGAGGCGCGCAGTTGGGGCGAGTTCTGTTACCTGCTGCTGAACCTGCCGATCGGGATCGCGATGTTCACGTACGGCGTCACGATGTTCTCGATCGGGGCCGGGCTGCTGGTGACGTTCCTGGGCATCCCCGTGCTCGCGGCGGCGCTCGCCGGGTGCCGCGGGTTCGGGGCGCTGGAGCGGGCCAGGGCGCGGGGGCTGCTGGGGCTGGAGGTGGCCGCTCCGGAGCCGCTGCGGACGAACGGGCGCGGGGCGATGGCGTGGATGGGGGCGATGCTCAAGAGCGGGACGTCGTGGCGTCACATGCTGTACACGGTGCTGCATTTCCCGTGGGCGGTGTTCTCGTTCTCGGTGGGGGTGAGTTTCTGGACGTGCGGGTGGGCGCTGCTGACGTATCCGCTGTGGTTCTGGGTGTTCCCGATGTACGTCGGTCAGGCCGGGATCCAGCTGTACGGCGACGAGACGCACCACGTGTACCTCGACAGCCCGTTCGAGATCACGGTGACCGCGCTGATCGGGCTGCTGATCACACTGGCCACGCCCTGGATCGTCCGGGGGCTGACGACCGTGGACCGGCTGCTGGTGCACGGGCTGCTGGGGCCGTCGCGGTTGGCGACCCGGGTGGTGGAGCTGGAGTCGGACCGCGGGGCGGTGGTGGACACGGCGGCGGCGGATCTGCGGCGCATCGAGCGGGACCTGCACGACGGGGCGCAGGCACGGCTGGTGGCGTTGGCCATGGATCTGGGGCTGGCGAAGGAGAAGCTCACGGAGGATCCGCAGGCGGCGGCGCGGATGGTGGAGGACGCGCACGGCGAGGTGAAGACGGCGCTGCAGGAGTTGCGGGACCTGGCCCGTGGGATCCATCCGGCGGTCCTCACCGACCGCGGCCTGGATGCCGCGCTGTCGGCGGTGGCCTCGCGGTGCGCCGTGCCGGTGGAGGTGGAGGTGGACCTGCCGTCGCGGCCGGCGGCGGCGATCGAGGGGATCGCCTACTTCACGGTGTCGGAGCTGCTGCAGAACGTCAGCAAGCATGCGCGGGCGACGCGGGCGACGGTGGACGTGTGGCGGGCGGAGGACCGGCTGCTGCTGCAGGTGTCCGACGACGGGGCCGGGGGTGCCGACGCCTCCGGCGGGTCGGGGCTGGCAGGGCTGGCGGGGCGGCTCGATGCGGTGGACGGCGTGCTGGTGGTGGATTCGCCGGTCGGGGGGCCTACGCGGATCACCGCGGAGTTGCCCTGGCGGGCGTAG
- a CDS encoding response regulator transcription factor: MRVVIAEDSVLLREGLTRLLTDRGHDVVAGVGDAEALIKTITELADQGGLPDVVVADVRMPPTHTDEGVRAAVQLRRAYPGLGVLVLSQYVEERYATELLAGSSRGVGYLLKDRVAEVREFVDAVVRVAEGGTALDPEVVAQLLGRSRKQDVLAALTPREREVLGLMAEGRTNSAIARQLVVSDGAVEKHVSNIFLKLGLSPSDGDHRRVLAVLTYLNS, translated from the coding sequence GTGCGGGTCGTCATCGCCGAGGATTCTGTGCTGCTCAGGGAGGGACTGACCCGGCTGCTGACCGACCGTGGGCACGACGTCGTCGCCGGTGTCGGGGACGCGGAGGCGCTGATCAAGACGATCACCGAGCTGGCGGACCAGGGCGGGTTGCCCGATGTCGTCGTCGCCGACGTGCGGATGCCGCCGACCCACACGGACGAAGGCGTCCGGGCCGCGGTCCAGCTGCGCAGGGCGTATCCCGGACTCGGTGTCCTCGTGCTCTCGCAGTACGTGGAGGAGCGGTACGCCACCGAACTGCTGGCCGGTTCCAGTCGCGGCGTCGGCTATCTGCTCAAGGACCGGGTCGCCGAGGTGCGCGAGTTCGTGGACGCCGTCGTGCGGGTCGCCGAGGGGGGCACCGCGCTGGACCCCGAGGTGGTCGCACAGCTGCTCGGGCGCAGCCGTAAGCAGGACGTGCTGGCGGCGCTCACGCCCCGGGAGCGGGAGGTCCTCGGGCTGATGGCCGAGGGGCGGACGAACTCCGCGATCGCCCGGCAGCTCGTCGTGAGCGACGGAGCCGTCGAGAAGCACGTCAGCAACATCTTCCTGAAGCTCGGTCTGTCCCCGAGTGACGGGGATCACCGGCGTGTTCTGGCCGTGCTCACCTATCTCAACTCCTGA